A single region of the Bacteroides intestinalis DSM 17393 genome encodes:
- a CDS encoding S8 family peptidase yields MRKLFLFGAFILFMTGVSAQQDSLKYRISLKDKATTEYSLKCPEKFLSEKAIERRKKQNLPIDSTDLPVCRKYIDEIRKQGVNIVVVGKWDNFVTVSCNDTTLIDRIAALPFVRSTEKVWFSPGADKPTMSTERDSVINQPILHPDSIYGHAITQVQLSNGDKLHEAGFKGQGMTIAVIDAGFHNVDKITAMQNIHILGTKDFVNPQADIFAESSHGLSVLSCIGMNQPEIMTGTAPEASFWLLRSEDEYSEHLVEQDYWSAAVEFADSVGVDVINTSLGYYTFDDKSKNYKYRDLDGRHALMSRQASRIADKGMVLVCSAGNSGMGSWKKITPPGDAENVLTVGAVDKKGTLAPFSSIGNTADHRVKPDVVAVGSGSDVIRPDGNQGRANGTSFSSPIMCGMVTCLWQACPKLTAKEVIELVRRSGDRADFPDNIYGYGVPDMWKAYNEYKLKNK; encoded by the coding sequence ATGAGAAAATTATTTCTTTTTGGGGCTTTCATCCTGTTTATGACAGGTGTGTCCGCACAGCAAGATTCATTGAAGTATCGCATCAGTTTAAAAGACAAGGCTACTACAGAGTATTCGTTAAAATGTCCTGAGAAGTTCCTGTCGGAAAAGGCTATTGAGCGCCGTAAAAAGCAGAATCTTCCGATTGATTCTACTGATCTTCCGGTGTGCCGCAAATATATAGATGAAATCCGTAAACAGGGAGTGAATATCGTAGTGGTTGGAAAATGGGATAATTTTGTAACAGTATCTTGTAATGATACTACTTTAATAGACCGCATTGCAGCATTACCTTTTGTACGTTCTACGGAAAAGGTATGGTTTTCTCCCGGTGCTGATAAACCGACAATGTCAACGGAACGGGATTCTGTAATCAATCAACCGATCCTGCATCCGGATAGTATCTATGGGCATGCCATCACTCAGGTTCAACTGAGCAATGGAGATAAACTGCATGAAGCAGGTTTCAAAGGTCAGGGAATGACGATTGCAGTTATTGATGCCGGTTTCCACAATGTAGATAAGATTACTGCTATGCAGAATATTCATATTTTGGGTACAAAAGATTTTGTGAATCCCCAAGCGGATATTTTTGCGGAGAGCAGTCATGGCTTGAGCGTTCTGTCTTGCATTGGAATGAATCAGCCTGAGATTATGACAGGGACAGCACCCGAAGCTTCCTTCTGGTTGCTTCGTAGTGAAGACGAATATTCGGAACATCTGGTAGAGCAGGATTATTGGTCGGCTGCCGTAGAATTTGCCGATAGTGTGGGAGTGGATGTGATTAATACCTCTTTGGGGTATTATACGTTTGATGACAAATCAAAGAATTATAAATACCGTGATTTGGATGGACGGCATGCTTTGATGTCTCGTCAGGCTTCACGCATTGCTGATAAGGGAATGGTGCTGGTATGTAGTGCTGGTAATTCCGGCATGGGTTCTTGGAAGAAAATTACCCCTCCGGGAGATGCGGAAAATGTATTGACGGTAGGAGCTGTTGATAAGAAAGGAACATTGGCCCCTTTCTCATCTATTGGTAATACTGCAGACCATCGTGTGAAGCCTGATGTAGTTGCAGTAGGGTCAGGATCAGACGTCATCCGTCCGGATGGTAATCAGGGACGGGCTAATGGTACTTCTTTCTCTTCGCCTATTATGTGTGGTATGGTGACTTGTTTGTGGCAGGCTTGTCCGAAGTTGACAGCAAAAGAAGTGATTGAATTGGTACGTCGGTCCGGTGACCGTGCGGATTTTCCCGATAATATCTATGGATATGGGGTACCTGATATGTGGAAAGCATACAATGAGTATAAGTTGAAGAATAAATAA
- the xseA gene encoding exodeoxyribonuclease VII large subunit has translation MEALSLYDLNALVRRSLEQCLPDEYWVQAELSDVRTNSTGHCYLEFIQKDPRSNNLIAKARGTIWANVYRLLKPYFEESTGQAFVSGIKVLVQVTVSFHELYGYSLTVQDIDPTYTLGDMARRRREILKQLEEEGVLTLNKELEMPVLPQRIAVVSSPTAAGYGDFCHQLKNNSRGFFFHTELFPALMQGDRVEESVLSALDAILNRQEDFDAVVIIRGGGATSDLSGFDTYLLAAACAQFPLPIITGIGHERDDTVLDSVAHTRVKTPTAAAEYLINCMDLAADELEVLISQLHESVRSRLTEEHRKLISYRNRIPSAVVRRVSDAKLALLTTRKDISLAVQTLLSRQRHRLELLQQRLADASPEKMLARGYSITLKDGKVVKNGDVLQLNDEIVTRLYQGEIVSIVTDL, from the coding sequence ATGGAAGCATTGTCTTTGTATGATTTAAACGCTTTGGTGCGTCGGAGCCTTGAACAATGCCTGCCCGATGAATATTGGGTGCAGGCAGAGCTGAGCGATGTGCGTACGAACAGTACCGGACATTGTTACCTGGAGTTTATTCAGAAAGATCCCCGTAGCAATAATCTGATAGCAAAGGCACGTGGAACCATTTGGGCAAATGTATATCGTTTGTTGAAACCTTATTTTGAAGAGTCGACGGGACAGGCATTTGTTTCAGGTATTAAGGTTTTAGTTCAGGTTACTGTCAGTTTTCATGAACTTTATGGCTACAGTCTTACTGTGCAGGATATTGACCCTACTTATACCTTGGGTGATATGGCACGCCGGCGCCGGGAGATATTAAAACAACTTGAGGAGGAAGGGGTGTTGACCTTGAATAAGGAGCTGGAAATGCCGGTCTTGCCCCAGCGTATTGCAGTAGTTTCATCACCTACAGCCGCAGGTTATGGGGACTTTTGCCATCAGTTAAAAAATAATTCCCGTGGCTTCTTCTTTCATACGGAATTATTTCCGGCATTGATGCAAGGCGATCGTGTGGAAGAATCTGTATTATCTGCTCTGGATGCTATTCTGAATCGTCAGGAAGATTTTGATGCTGTGGTTATTATCCGTGGCGGTGGGGCTACTTCTGATTTGTCCGGTTTCGATACCTATCTGCTTGCTGCTGCTTGTGCTCAGTTTCCGTTGCCCATAATCACTGGTATAGGACATGAGAGAGATGATACAGTACTTGATTCTGTGGCTCATACCCGTGTGAAGACTCCGACTGCTGCTGCGGAGTATCTTATAAATTGTATGGATCTTGCCGCTGATGAACTGGAAGTACTTATCAGTCAACTGCATGAAAGTGTGCGCTCCCGTCTGACAGAAGAACATCGTAAATTGATTTCATACAGAAACCGTATTCCTTCTGCTGTTGTCCGGCGTGTGTCCGATGCCAAACTTGCATTACTGACTACCCGGAAAGATATTTCGCTGGCTGTTCAGACTTTACTTTCGCGTCAACGGCATCGTCTGGAGTTGTTACAACAACGTCTTGCTGATGCTTCTCCCGAGAAGATGCTGGCACGTGGCTATAGTATCACGTTGAAAGATGGAAAAGTTGTAAAAAACGGGGATGTATTGCAGCTGAACGATGAAATAGTCACTCGCCTTTATCAAGGGGAGATTGTTTCTATAGTAACAGATTTATAG
- the xseB gene encoding exodeoxyribonuclease VII small subunit, whose product MPAPKKKETYSQAMERLEKIVRQIDNNELEIDALAEKIKEANEIIAFCSDKLTKADKEIEKLLSEKRESEE is encoded by the coding sequence ATGCCTGCTCCGAAGAAAAAAGAAACCTATTCCCAGGCAATGGAACGTCTGGAGAAGATTGTCCGTCAGATAGACAATAATGAGTTGGAAATCGATGCGCTTGCTGAAAAAATAAAGGAAGCGAATGAGATTATTGCGTTTTGCAGTGACAAATTGACTAAAGCCGACAAGGAAATAGAAAAATTACTGTCGGAGAAGCGAGAAAGTGAAGAATAA
- a CDS encoding branched-chain amino acid aminotransferase, which translates to MKEIDWSNLSFGYMKTDYNVRINFREGEWGKLEISSSELINMHMAATCLHYGQEAFEGLKAFRGKDGKVRIFRLEENAARLQSTCRGIMMAELPTERFKEAVLAVVKMNERFIPPYESGASLYIRPLLIGTGAQVGVRPSSEYMFLIFVTPVGPYFKGGFAATPYVITRKYDRAAPLGTGIYKVGGNYAASLRASQEAHAAGYSAEFYLDAKEKKYIDECGAANFFGIKDNTYITPLSTSILPSITNKSLMQLAEDMGMKVERRPIAEEELSTFEEAGACGTAAVISPIERIDDPENNHSYVIAKDGKPGPVCMKLYNKLRGIQYGDEPDTHGWVTIVE; encoded by the coding sequence ATGAAAGAAATAGATTGGTCTAATCTGTCATTCGGATACATGAAGACAGATTACAATGTGAGAATTAATTTCCGGGAAGGTGAGTGGGGAAAACTCGAAATCAGTAGTAGTGAACTGATCAATATGCATATGGCAGCTACCTGTCTGCATTATGGTCAGGAGGCATTCGAAGGATTGAAAGCATTCCGTGGTAAAGATGGTAAAGTTCGTATTTTCCGTTTGGAAGAGAATGCCGCTCGCTTGCAGTCTACCTGTCGTGGTATTATGATGGCAGAATTGCCCACAGAACGTTTCAAAGAAGCTGTACTCGCAGTAGTGAAGATGAATGAGCGTTTTATTCCGCCTTACGAAAGCGGTGCTTCTCTTTATATTCGTCCGTTACTGATCGGAACAGGTGCACAAGTGGGGGTTCGTCCGTCCAGTGAATATATGTTCCTAATCTTTGTTACTCCGGTAGGTCCATACTTTAAAGGTGGTTTTGCTGCTACTCCTTACGTGATTACTCGTAAGTACGATCGCGCGGCTCCTCTCGGAACAGGTATCTATAAGGTAGGTGGTAACTATGCAGCTAGTTTGCGTGCCAGCCAAGAGGCTCATGCAGCGGGTTATTCTGCAGAATTCTACCTGGATGCTAAAGAAAAGAAATACATTGATGAATGTGGTGCAGCCAACTTCTTCGGTATCAAGGATAATACTTATATAACTCCTTTATCTACTTCCATCCTGCCTTCTATCACAAATAAGAGCTTGATGCAGTTGGCTGAAGATATGGGCATGAAGGTTGAACGCCGTCCGATTGCAGAAGAAGAACTTTCTACTTTCGAGGAAGCTGGTGCTTGTGGTACTGCTGCGGTAATAAGCCCGATTGAACGTATTGACGATCCGGAGAATAATCATTCTTATGTTATTGCCAAAGACGGCAAACCGGGACCTGTATGCATGAAGTTATACAATAAGTTGCGTGGTATCCAATATGGTGACGAACCTGATACGCATGGCTGGGTAACCATTGTAGAAT